The Gossypium hirsutum isolate 1008001.06 unplaced genomic scaffold, Gossypium_hirsutum_v2.1 scaffold_27, whole genome shotgun sequence genomic sequence ATAAAGTCCATTTTCCACGCAACAGCCAACTAAGGTTGCAGTATTGGGGTGGCAAACATGTCCGATTGTGCCCAACTCAGTAAGGAATTCTCTCTCTTTGTTTTCATCCCTGTTGTCCTTGCCCAACCTCTTCACTGCAACAGCTCTTCCATCAGAAAGGTCACCCCTGTAAACTTCTGAATACCCGCCTCGACCAACTATATTTTCTGATACATTCATGAGAATCTTGAACTCAAACATCTCGATTTCATGAACAAATGACTACAACAGTTATTTTCCGAGAAGTAACTGTATCGTTTTGTTCTTTTACCTGGATGGAAGTTGTTTGTAGCAGTTGAGATCTCCTCAAAGCTAAAGCACTTCATCAAAGGCTGCGCCTTTTGTTTATTGGATAAATTGGTATTTCTTTTCCTTAGTGGAGACCTAAAGACCATTGAGACAAATTTGTAAGGTGACATCTGTTTCTTTATAAATGATTGCCCTTTAAACTTTGGCGGGTGAGGAGGGGATCCGGACATTGTTGAGTCCCAAAAACTAGAGTTATCATCTTCTGTGCTATTTGATTCTCCTAGAAGTGCATCTAGAACAGTTCTTGGTGAAGGCTTTTGCAATTTTCGTTTCGAGACAATGGAATTTTGAACAGGGGAGATAGATGCCTCTTCACTGTTATCACTCGTGTTAGACCATCTCATGCTCCATTGACCAGTTTCTGCAGAATCAAAACTTCAGATAGTAGGAAATGGAAATTTTATACTAATACAAGTCTGTTTTAGGAAGTAAACTGACCATCAAGATGTGCATATGTAGAATTTGAGTTTTGCAGTGGCCGCTTTGACTTCCCTATTGAAACCATTGCACAACCTTCGGGGGCATGCTCGAAACAGTAACTTGTAATTTTATGTGAAGTTCTAACCCAAagaaaaaagtttgaaaaaaaaaagggaatatCAAACATCACAGAATATATAATAATTGAGTTTAAGTTCATCTAAGGCTTGTTTTATTTTCTCACTCTCTTGATCGTGTTCTGGagccaagaagaagaagaaaattagcTGAGATGGACTTTGCTTCCTCAATTAGTCCCCTTCTAACACTCGAGCTAAGTCTTACTTTTGCCTCCAAGTTTACCTGAACAAGGGTATTGCTTCTTATAAACTATAAATTTCAGAACATAAATTacagaatatatatattatggcaCTGAATGACAGGTTAAACTATCTGCAGAATTTATCTGAAAAAAAAGGGTTACCTGCTTAGACTGACACGTCCTTGCAAATTCTCCAAGCACCGATATAACATGAGCTTTCGCCTGCCGAAGTTTTGACTGATCGTTTCTTACCAATTTACACTTCTTCGGCTCCTCACCAACTGCATTTTAATACAGAAgcaaaattgtatatattttaaactaaaaCCATGCTACACATCATGAACAAATGTGTTCAAGTCTCAACTattcgaaaaagaaaaagaaaaagaaagactaTGTTAAACCTATGAAAATATGATTAATTTGAACTGGCAAccgagaaaagaaaagaaaaatgtctGATGTCGCAATTGGCATTGAACTTTGATATTGTAAGTTAACGAATGTACGAACCAAGAACATGTAGTGCAATAATGCCATCATTTGGACGAGCTAGGACTCTGATTGCCCATGACAAGAGTTCCTTGCTGTCATCTGGGTTTAATGAGATGCCAATGAGTATCTTAGCAGTTGAAGTCACCATTTCGCGACACTAGTTGGCCGAGAAGATCCAAGCAACTAAATATTTATCTACAGCAAAACTGAATATGGcgattcattattttttaaagattCTCGTCGACTATAAAAGCTTGGAAAAAACTTATCTTAAGGACACGTGTAGTAGAAGCAACAGCATGATTAAGGTCAGTTAGAAAGTGTGTCCACATTGGATTATTCTTGTTAAAGAAGCATAAAAGCCTTTTAGAGATGGCAAGAGAAATGTGATTAATGCCattgtttccttttctttcttttcttttttttttgttttgttctttttttcacttttatctCTGAACTCGCAAGAGTTTTGGAAGTGAAAAATTCAATGCGACGGTTTGGTGCTTTCGGGTATAAGCAAAGGTGGTGGGCAATTGCATAGGCATTGGGTTTTGCTTTGTCTTGTTATATAAGCCAAAGATAAAAACTAGTAAAAAGATAGTATTACTTTGTTGGGATTTGGTAGAAGGGTCGTGGCACTCAAAAGAGCTCTTCACTTTATCATGAATGAAACGTCGAGAGGACACTAACGCTTTTCAACTTCCTCCCCTAGAATGAGAGAGAGTGATTGATTTCCAATGATGGCGCTTGCTTGGCCAGACTGATGATTACTATAATAATGGGAAATTTGCTAGATTTGTCTTAAAAGTATTACAAGGCAAAGCTTCGTGCCAAAGGAAGACCATACCACTCAGtgtctatattatatatatactgcCACAATACAAAATGGATTGCTGATTTTGAAATTCATATCTTAAAATCTGCTCATGATTGCAAATGTTAAAATTCTAATCTTAAGTTTATTGGATCCgggtatttaaaaatatattaatattaaaaa encodes the following:
- the LOC107957110 gene encoding probable receptor-like serine/threonine-protein kinase At5g57670 isoform X2; translated protein: MVTSTAKILIGISLNPDDSKELLSWAIRVLARPNDGIIALHVLVGEEPKKCKLVRNDQSKLRQAKAHVISVLGEFARTCQSKQVNLEAKVRLSSSVRRGLIEEAKSISANFLLLLGSRTRSRETSHKITSYCFEHAPEGCAMVSIGKSKRPLQNSNSTYAHLDETGQWSMRWSNTSDNSEEASISPVQNSIVSKRKLQKPSPRTVLDALLGESNSTEDDNSSFWDSTMSGSPPHPPKFKGQSFIKKQMSPYKFVSMVFRSPLRKRNTNLSNKQKAQPLMKCFSFEEISTATNNFHPENIVGRGGYSEVYRGDLSDGRAVAVKRLGKDNRDENKEREFLTELGTIGHVCHPNTATLVGCCVENGLYLIFNFSEKGTLASALHGKTNVVLDWPVRYKIALGVARGLHYLHKCCKHRIIHRDIKASNVLLGPDYEPQITDFGLAKWLPNKWTHHAVVPIEGTFGYLAPEYFMHGIVDEKTDVFAFGVLLLEIITGRRPVDSSKKNLLLWAKPFMESGNITELADPKLEGKYDEDQMHRSVLTACYCVRQSAVWRPSMSEVLELLMTGHDSDVAKSWRMPKFTSDELDDYSMVFGYEVPTDISLEEFLC
- the LOC107957110 gene encoding probable receptor-like serine/threonine-protein kinase At5g57670 isoform X1, producing the protein MVTSTAKILIGISLNPDDSKELLSWAIRVLARPNDGIIALHVLVGEEPKKCKLVRNDQSKLRQAKAHVISVLGEFARTCQSKQVNLEAKVRLSSSVRRGLIEEAKSISANFLLLLGSRTRSRETSHKITSYCFEHAPEGCAMVSIGKSKRPLQNSNSTYAHLDETGQWSMRWSNTSDNSEEASISPVQNSIVSKRKLQKPSPRTVLDALLGESNSTEDDNSSFWDSTMSGSPPHPPKFKGQSFIKKQMSPYKFVSMVFRSPLRKRNTNLSNKQKAQPLMKCFSFEEISTATNNFHPENIVGRGGYSEVYRGDLSDGRAVAVKRLGKDNRDENKEREFLTELGTIGHVCHPNTATLVGCCVENGLYLIFNFSEKGTLASALHDYLGKTNVVLDWPVRYKIALGVARGLHYLHKCCKHRIIHRDIKASNVLLGPDYEPQITDFGLAKWLPNKWTHHAVVPIEGTFGYLAPEYFMHGIVDEKTDVFAFGVLLLEIITGRRPVDSSKKNLLLWAKPFMESGNITELADPKLEGKYDEDQMHRSVLTACYCVRQSAVWRPSMSEVLELLMTGHDSDVAKSWRMPKFTSDELDDYSMVFGYEVPTDISLEEFLC